TTGTTACGTCTTGAATTCACAAACTGATCAGCATGAAATGATCAACTGATGCTGAGTTATCTATTACAAAAGGTAACAAATATATTCCTACAGCCCATAGCATTTCAAATCATCTGTTTAAACGAGACAGTTATTCTACATACAGTCCTAATGAGGATTTATTTATAATAGACAAAAAAGGTCCGTCCGTAATTATGAAATTCTTAAATAAATGACCATGAACTAGTCTAAAGATTATGTGTTTATAACTCACAAATCACAATTTATACCATGGGGAAAAAAGAGTAACTGTGTTCATGTTAGGGTATTGGTTGATAGttgacaaataaaataacaaatataaagtaAGACCAAATATGACACAATCTCACAGGGCATAAGACAAGTATATCTCACCTTACTCtcatacattcttttttttttaatatataactcCATATATATCATATACATATAAAACTGAATGTAGTGACTGAAAATATCTATCTTTAACAAATTTTAGATGGCGGCAGTATTACCTCAAGGCCACACTTGTATTGTATTGGGAGAAGTTTTATTCTCCTGGTTTAGGGCAGATTGTCAGATCCTTTCTTACTTGGACATGTTGCAGTCACATGCCAAGTCCAGTTACTGCAACGCATCTTATAATCACCATTAACATGGCTATCTACTATTGAGTTGCAAGATGGTCCATGAACATACTGTAAATACCGGGCACTTGGAAGCATTGGCATTGTTTACAGGAGACGTTTCTGCTCTTTCCTTTCCCTTTGCATTCAAGTGGATTCTGCTTTCTAAAATTCAGAAGTCTCTCTCCTGGAAGCAGGAAATGCACACAAATCCAGATGGTGAAGATATTCTCAGTCTGTACGATTGCCACACCTTCATCATCATTTGATTGTAAAACATGGCGAATGAAGGAAATGGCTGCTTGCTGGCTATATCATTTGTTATTGTGCAGAAGACCCAGTTAAAAACATGGCCAGTTAGATTTTCTTAGACCTGTAGCTGTAAATAGTAGATATTGCACAGTAGGTCCACACTCCTGTCCAGCATGATATTTTTACTCTTAGTAGGTGGCAAACTAGTAAAGAAACATGGTGGGTTTTGTGGGAGTTAAATCGTTGGTGTTTGGgtaaaatctatattatataaGGGCTGAGCAATGCTAAAAAAAATGAGTTGGAATCTATGGTCTTAGACTTCAGAATAACTTGAAATTTTAAgtgtaaaaatttattttgtgatgggACTACATCCTACATTTTGGCTCTCCTCAACTCTCCAGCAGCTGCTTCAGTGCACGTTCGATGTTCATTCGGTGTCCCACCCGCGTCACCCCTAATTCTGCCAGATCATCCTTGGTCAGTGCAGGCAGGTGGGCGCCTTCAATCTCATGCTCCAAAAAACGGGCACGATGTTCTCCTAGTCCCACACTCTCTAGCCACTCTCCCACGTCATACTTACTCCACAGTGCTAGGGGGCGCTGCCTGAATGGCCGCAGGGCCAGGAGTGGGGCTCCCAGTACAGGTGAAGGGCAGGGGGAGGCGCACGGAGAGGGGGATGGAGAACGGCTGCGGGCTCGAGCACTAGCGCTCCTCATGACGAAACGCACCTCTTTGGGCTCCTGGGGCAAACTTAGGCTAGAAGACTTGAGGATTgtgtgatgatggtgatgagggCTGAATGTACGGACAGGCCCCAGCTGTTCACTCCGTTCTGGTGTGGCTCCAGGGCTTGGAGTCCTACGGGACACTGGGTATCGGCTGCCAGGACGGATTGTGAAGGTGGTGCCGTAACTCCGCTGAGAGATGGTGTGAAGCTCCCCTAAACTACTAAAGAGTctaagagagagaatgaaagacaattaaaaaaaaataagaaagaggaagatgcagcaaaagcaaaaaagtaaacaaaggtACAGTTTTAACTGCAGTACTTTTAGGAAACTACTAGGATGCTaatgtgagagaaaagaaaagtgAATCCAATGCTGTAAGCATTGGGGTTTAAATAGTGCAGAGCATGCAGAAAActtaatgcaataaaataacaGTTAGAGCAGTTAATTTAAAACTGGAGTCCTCAGAATGGGTATAAAAAATGGTGCATTGGCATTTCACAGTATTTCCACCACAGCATGCTTTCAGTATTCATTCTGTAAACATCCGAAACTTGCTGCAATAAACTTACCACAATCAGTGCAGCAATAAAAACTAAATGTAGATTCAACATtcatttcatttactttttatgaAAAAGCAATTTGATTGGCCTTCAGCGGTACACTGAAAATTCCAGTTTCGTTGCGCAAAGACAGACAGAAGCTGAAATGCCTCAGTTACTACATAATGAACTACCATAAGCCTTTAATACAAGCCCACAGTAGCATTTGCAGCTTGATTAACGGCTGCAGTAAAGGGTTTAGTGAAAGTTAGTTAGACAAGGAGTTGTTTTACCCACAGAGCTAAAAACCTACGATTTACTCTCTTCTCCATTCTCCTCACATCTGCaaggacatacagacagacacacacgtgTTTTATGGATAGGCAGTTTTAACCAGGAGTGTGGCTAAGGGTGTCAAAAGTCAAGTGGGTGTATTGCTAAATGATATTGAAAGTTGTGCTGTGTTACATGCAGGTGTGCAAAATGTGATGCTGTTGTTAAGTTGGTGCagcttttaatagttttaaactGTCCTACCTGGCACCTCCCACAGGTGATCTCCTGCCAGGGTCAAGAGGTGCTCCCATCGGTGGCTCCTCCCCCAGTGAATGACTGTCTTTGCTTAGCAACTCTGCCCCCATTGCAGCAGGCCGACTTTCATCAGACCCACCCATCTGGCCCCGGGGCTCCTCCCCCCAGAGTTTGGAACGTCTTTGGAATAGGTAGCGTGGACGGCTGGGGCCTGTGCTGGGTGGGTGTGGAAGCAGCTCACTGTCTGATGACTGTTTAAGCAGTGGGTCCCTGAGATGGGCGGGGCGACCACGCCCCACCCCAGAACGTGGTTTACTAGCATGAGCGGAGTCTGTGCTCTCCGAAGACAAAGTGGACATGCTGGAGACTGTGGAAACCGTACTGGTGGTCTCCATATGTGGGTCTTCAACACCAGAGTCTGCCGTAGAATCACTTGCTTTCCCAGAGGAGGTCTTTGCAATGGATGGCCGTGATCCACTAGGTGAAATGCTTAGAGTGGCTTTGGGTGTTTCTTTAATTAGAAGGCCATTAGAGAAGGGTTGAGGGGGCGGCACGAGGCCTATCTTCCGAAGCTCCTCTCTGGTTTCCTCATCACTGGACGAGAGCAATGCAGGGGGAAGTGTCACTGTGTAAGGCTCCGCATCCTCCTCAGAACTCATAGTCAGACTTCGAGCAGTCAGATTTGAGAGGGTAGGGGCAGGGGAAGGTAGAGTGGGTGGGACTGTCGGTGGGGTATGTTCTGTATCCAACAGTGCAGGTTGGACACCTTGCACGTTTGGTGGAAGTACCTCTTCCAGGCTTCGTCCAGACCCAGGGCTACCGCTAGTCACTTGGCTTGCCGTTTCTGTGATGCTGACCGGTTCGTCTCTCCAGGAATTTGATGGAGGACCCTCAAGAGGAGCAGGTGGTGTCGCTCCTCCTTCTGTCTCTGGCCTTTCAACTGCTCGACCTTGAGTGGGCGAAGGTGTGGGCGAAGGCGTAGGAGTGGGTGTATTCCGGCCACTAAGGGCACGTTCTCGTGCAGCCAGTGCAAGTGCTAGTGGTGAGGAAGGATCCAGTGGTCGACCTGTTAGAGGGTGTATAAAAGTGCTGCCCCCTGGTGGTGGGCCAGGGGAAAGCATTGGTGCAGGTGGAGGCAGCTCGGCCAACTCATCCACTGAGTGGGACTGAGAAAGTAATGGGGTTGTTTGCGGCTCAGTCGTGCCTCCTTCTACAGATAGGAAAACGCTGGGTCTGCGTCGGGCACCTGGAGGTGTAATTCTAGCTCTCTCAGAGAGAACTTGCTGTTGGAACTGCTCTGCTCGGCTACTGTGGGGAATCCGTGACCCTCCCAAAGGAGAGGGGTCTCTACTAGTTGTAGCAGCTCCCTCCTCAACTGGTCCTTGTTTGACTAATTGGCTCTTTCTACGCTGGGGCTTGGTAGGAGTATAGACTGCACTTAGACGACCTACGTTAGCATACGGATTCTCCACAGGTGGTCCACGTCTACGGCCACGTTCAGGTGGAACCACTCCAGAGGTAGGCGTTTGTGGTCTTGCAATAGGGGCAGGCTCAACTGGCAAATGGGTGGTGTCCTGAAGAATGATCATGGAGCGTGTTTTTCGCTGGCGGTCTGTCATGACTGGGCCATGGAGTTTGGGCTCCGCCCCTGGGCGGAAGCTTGAACGGCTCTGGTTGGCAGCGCGAGAAGGGGGCGGAGGTGGATGAAAGGACGGTGGTGGCCCAGAATCTAGGAAGTAGGGAGTTGGAGGTGGTGGAGGAGCTGTCTGTGGAGGGGGCGGAATACTATCTTGTCTAAAGCTGTCAGTCATCGAGGAGCTTCTCGGAAAGCGATGCTCTCCAATCAAGGCTGAAATTCTTTCATCTTCAGGAGCACCTGTAAAACAGTTCTCAGTGAGACTGTGGGTGTACAAAGATCAGATCTCTGGTCATCATTGTGTTTTAATAGCCTTTTTTATatcattgttttatgtttatgaaaAGACAGAATTTGTGAGAATCTTTGTATTTGTGTATGCGACAATGACACATTACCAAATGACTTGGTTCTTGACATTCCCCGAGGCAGCTGCATGTGACTTTTGTCCACAGCCAGGGAACTTATTGGCAAACCCTGCCTCTCTAACAGAgactacacacaaaaaaaaacaatacgtgATCAAATACTGGCAAGAATTCAGTTACTATCAGAACAACAAACAAATCACAGATTCTGATTAATCAGCTATCaaagaaataaacagaaaatgcAGTCACAGcaaatttctttcttttctttttttttttttttttttacctaaagaCAATATGCATTATAAACAAAAACTGATCAGCAGCCAAATCTTTACTGACACAATTTGGCTACTGTACTATAGTGGTGATAAGCACCATCTGTTGCATACAATGCATATTATGTCAGAAACTACATATTGCCATATATAACAAGGgctcttgtattattatttttttaatgaaaacataatgataacttttatattattataatatactaaaaatacttaaaagtacaattttttttaaatggtgtctGTTTATGTGTATCAGACTCACATTGATCTCAGCCTGTGTGATGCGGCGACTTGTTGGTCTCTGTTTCACAGTGGCTGCTCTGGAGTCTGAATCCGCAGGACGTGGCCTCATCACTACAACCGGTTCTTTGGGCGAACTCAACATTTCATCCAACTTCTCTGTGAGggacacacacagatgcacacaaatacagaaacacttAATACACATTCCTTACCAATATTCCAGTCCTTCCTCTGATCAAATCAAAGAAGACCAAACACAGTCACCAGGTGCACCAGAAAATACAAGTACACAGATCCCAAGTGTATAATATACATTGCCTCAaggaacacaaaaacaaatatacagtcacaaatacatcacaaaacatacaaaatagcTGTCTAAatccacaaaaaaacaacaacgaacaGATACACATACTTTGACTTTACAATTTTTCGCAGTCACAGGCAACAACACACAGGCTTAAAAAAAACAGGTTGCTTAAAAAAAACAGGTTAGATAAATCCATTCATGACATCACATGCTAATCAGCATATAGAACCAGTAAAGGACATCATCAATGTGAGACTGGTTTCATCTCTTACCTCCCCTCCTTCTCCTTGACGCTTGTGGACAAGAAGGACAAATCTATAGTTCCTGGTTTAGCTCATAGATTGCGTATTAGATGGTAAATTTTCATTAGCAATGAATTAGCAAAGCTAAAACCGCACAATCATTCACACTCCTTTTACTGCTTTCATCTCACGGAAAAGAAAGACCTTAATTTGCAAGTATTTCTCCATTAATGTTCCTGGAAAAAAGGATTGATACCTATCTGAGACCTAGCATAACACAAGGAGGTGTGTTCATCTGTGTTTATTTGTATGAGCATCTGTCTTACCCAGCTCCTCCAGTTCTGCAGTCATGCTTTTTGAGCGCAGGGTCAGGCTGGTGCTTGGGTCTCTTTTGGGAGGTGGTGGGGCTAATTAATTAACAAGAaatgcaatatttaaattttGCAGGATTCTCTAATTCTTGATGTccagtcaaataaaaataaaaatacatggtaTTCATGCATTAATGAAGAGAGGACAAGAACCTTTCTTGCGGATGACGTCTCCAGTGTCAGGTTTGCGTGTGACAGACACCACCTTCATTACTAGCCGACTTCCACCTTGCCGAATCAGTGATACCACCTGCCTATGTCCCACCTTGACTACGCTCACCCCATTTACCTGAAAAATGTGTGGAGAATTAGAGAAAGATGTAACACATAGCCGGAAGAATGTGACATTCTTCAGTCTAAAAATGTCAGCATAAAATTGAAATTCAGccaatctattttctaaatgcatgctattgatcttattgtgaatgattcatgcatgcatgtttaattaaaaaaaatttttttattgaattttaattaattaagtaacttaattattaagtaatttttaatcaaatcaaacTCTCAGATTggtcaaataattaaatgttgttgttgttgtttttttctttgtaaattaaaatgattaatttaggCCAGTTTTTGAATATATGGTTTGAAAATCACTGCTTTAGCAAtgaaaaagtttgtgtgtgtgtgtgtatctgtgtgtgtgtgtgtatgtgtaaatcaAAAGGTTTTTTAACCTCTATGAGGAAATCTCCAGTCCTTAACCCTGCCCTCCACGCCACCCCTTCCAGATCCACAGACTCCAGATATTGTAGGGCAGGAAAAGCAGGAGTAGGTGTGAACTCTTCTATGGGTGTCTCAGCTGAGAAGAAAGAGCATTTCATTACTGCATTTGTATGTGAATGTTATTCGTGcaaacatgcatgcatgtatgcGAATGTGTTTCAGACCTTTAGCTCCCCGAAGCACAAAGCCGAATCCTTCGCTGTCTCTCTTCTGCAACGTTGCACTTTTTTCTTCTATAACATAATCACTGTGAATTTATAGAAGTCAATAGTCAGATATGCTGCACTGTCAGAACTCACTGTCTTCATAGATTCTCCCTCCCATACCAATAATTCTCTACActggtacaatattttatttattcaggaTGAAGGAGAGAGAAAGGCAATGGTAGGAAAAGCACAATACCATTCTACTCATATTATTTCTGCAGTATGTATACTGTGCTCAGTAATGCATGAAACACGTTtgatatttacatacatatatttatatggtTGAATATATATACCTGTAAGAGGTATAGTTGTCGTAGGAGCCAACAGTGTAGTGCCTGAAAAGTCTCTTGGTGCGATCCTCTCTTGTCTCTGAGAAACAGATGAGTGGGCACATCAATAACAATAAGATCTGAACATTAAACTGTagaatactttaaaataatgctGTTAAATGCtcaggtgtgtgtatgtgcaaattGACCAAGTCGTGGGTCATATTGTCTCATCTGGACTTCCTCTACACAGTGGGCAGGAAACCAGCCAGTTCGTCCTTTAACTGAGCCTTCCCAGAATCCACCTTCACCTATGCTTAGCACTGGTGGAGACACGTATAAACTGTTATATGCTGTGTTTCGGATATTTAACTCCTTTATGGATGTTTTTTTAACTGCAGgcatttatattacttttttttattttttattttttatttttaaaagggtGTTTAATAACGTCCACAGGGCCAAAAGTGTCCCTAGTTGAAGAAATATTCAGAATTCCACAGATTGTAGAAAACTCCAGCATAAAAATAATGTGATCTTTTTGCTGCATCTCAAACAGAGAGGCTGGCTGACTGACCTTTGACCCTCTCTCCTCGGTTGAGTGTGATCTCACCCTCGCCCTGTGGAGTGTGGGAGCTGACAGCGATGAAGGTTCGGCCGGGCACCGCACTGTACAGCCGTCGCTTGGGCCCTCGAGACACGGCAGGAGGACTCGGATCTCTCTGTACAGGACTGCCAGGGCTGTGGTGTGCAAACACGTGTGCAGAAATAATTAACAACCAACTCTGAGGTGGATATTGCCTTTTATGTCAGGTAAacaatgctttattattatttaaaacccccccccccataaataTGACagtttattttatggaaaagagcagtctGGGCATGTtgctaaatatgtaattttgtgttcaAATAGAAAAGCAAAATAATTATGTAAGTTTGAAGAAAACAAGGATAACTTGCACCTgaggtgaataaatgataattaaagcaaaaatgaaatacattattttttatgtatttatttttggggggtgTGGGGGGTGTATCTGGCATTTTGCttaacatctcattttgtgttagaaaaatggaaaaagcaaaaaaaaaaattagaaaaatattagTATTGCTTTGAAGAAATCTCTCTTTATTACTCTACAAATCAAGGATGACTGCAGTGTAAACTAATTGATAAAatacaaataactgaaataaaaaaatatatataataattaaattgaaatttaaataaaaatttaacttaatttatggTAAAGAGCAGTCTGGTCATGTTGCTAAATATCTGATTTTGTgttcaaaaaagaaaatttctCATTGATTTGATGAAACCTTTGTTCAATATAAATCAAGGACGGGTCCGCACCTGAGGTGTCCTCCTGAGCGGGTGTGTCTCCTGAGGctacgtgtgtgagtgtgagcagcCTGGGGGCTGCGCTGGGACGAGGTGGTTTCGTCGGGCTCCAGCGGGGGCAGGCTGCGAAGTGAGGGGGCCGGAGAGGGAGCTGGCAGACTCTCATCTAGAGCATTATCACTGGCCGATCGCAGCAGAGAGCGACGTGGTGATACGCAGACCGCACGCCTCCGAGACGAATAAGAAGGGGTCTCCCTGAAAGGCACTTTTACAGGAAGACAGCGACACATAAATAGTTATGCATActttacataaaaacacacagaGCCTAGCAATATTTATATTGCTTCAGTCGATTTGATTTCCATGCTTATAATATAAAACTATGTAAATTTGTTGAAGATATTAGGCATGCACATAACAAAAGATTCACACCACACACATCAATTatggaaaagaaaataatatgtatttgtgcTGTAACACAATTTGGCTCTTACTGCTgcacattatatttattaaagtgcacttttatctttaaaaatataatatttacatcCGAGAACCATTTGGAAATTGCAGTCCTTTTAATATCTCACTGTGTCATTCAAACAAAGCAGCTTTTTAAAAGCGCCACAGTAACCGTGCTATTTTCTTCCATCCCAAATGGATTTTTCCaggaaattttattttaatacataccTGGATCAAATTCAGCTACGGTGTAGTTGTCTAAATCATCGAGAAATCATGTAGAAACATGAAATGGCCCGCTAGACCAGAATAACCACTGTAATGGATTCTAGAAAAAATCCTATCAGTTGTGAATAAATCCCATTTTCGGCTGTCGAATAGATCAAGAACACTCTCCAGGAGGCTGGTATGGATATGTCCAATCTATCATGGAGAAAAATACTAGCAGAACAGATTAACCTGCATTAGGCTGAGATAGAGAGGATCCGCTCATAACCTGAAGACTAGCACCCCGTCTGTGAACTACAGTGTTAGAACGTCTTCAGACAGATAAGGCTGCTGTTATAATAAGGTTATAATATGTccaattaatttagattttaatggTCAGGTGGAGGTCATGTATAGGCTGCAAGTCCTTGGTGGTTCATGGTTTACGGATGTAAAtatcataaagtcagaatttaaaggggtcatatcaaaCCTCAAAAACCTATGAAacaaagtaattaattttttttcaccttTATAATTAAATGTGCCATGTATACTGTACCTTTACAGTGCtctttgtttcatttaaaataatttaaaatgctctttgtttcatttgtttatagGTTTAAAAACCACTTGCAGAATCAGTAAGATATgtcaataataattaaataaaacagataatAAAAATTCTACtaacactaattattattattataaggagTGGGCGATATGATCAAAATTGTATATCACAATATAAGTAATTGTATTTCATGGTAATGATATATATGGCAATTTAGTTATTTTGCTTTAAGATATCTAAACTTTTGATTGCATAGAAATTTCATAATTCTTTTCACCAGTGTAAATTTCACTAAAAACTAATAATAGTCTAATAAAAGTCTAAAAAACAAACCTCAAGCTCACTGAGGACAAGTCAGCAATTAAATTGGAattagaaaataattacaaacaatAGCACAAAAactacagtagaacaaataaataagaaatgccgTATACATTGTATTAAGTAATCaaatgtacaaaaacactgcCTATTCTTcactatgtaaaaaaatatatattataattataatttttaatgtttatttaattttaattttatttataattttgtacatatataactttatataacCGTTTGTCCCTGTCCCTGCTCTATACTAAATCTATTTACAGTAACTTCTGggtttcccagcatgctctgAGCAGCTGTGCTTGAGAACTTAAACATGTAATAAGGTGAGTGACTGTGAGTCACACACAACTATCACAACAGGTGACAGTCACTGATGCAATACACAGTGCAGTTACTGCCttgagaaatatatttaaatgttactataaataaataaaaacgaaatGCTATTTTATTCTCCTTATTTTTATACATTCTACCAAAAAAATCTTATTCACAATGGCAAAATGTTAACTTATGAATGCAACTGTAACATTTATATGCAGTTCTGTTGCGCTAAATGGCCTTTTTAGATTGGAAAGGACGTTTTCAGTTTTGAAACATACAGCAAGATTTAGTATACTGAAGGAAATTTGATTTCTCATGATATGACCACTTTAAACACACATTTTTGTGTTAAAGCTGCGGGTGTATCGAGCCACATCCTGCggggtaaaaaacaaaacaaaaaacacacacacacacacacaaattgggTGTGAAGCAAGGATTTGCACTGGTGAGTTAATCAAATACATCATGAAGACCGGACCAGATTACAAACAGATGACTCACAGATTACATCACACAGAGCATGACTGAGATTTACAAAGAGAAACACACAGAAATCATAAAGAGATTAGCCCACATACACTtgacaaatacaaacacatgtgCTGATAGAAACAGTATCTAGATCAGACagtctgaaatataaaaaaatcatgcatTTATGGATTGTTTTGACACAGGATGTGATAAAGTTACTAGATACACGCTGCTTCATATGATCAAACAGTCTTATGTTGTCATTTCTGCGTCTACGCTGAAAGGAGCACTTGTGCTGCATCCACTAGACTAAATAATAAATTGAGGTTTTATCTGAAATGATACCCAATAATGGGTTTGAATTAGAGTGAACAGATTTCATCTAGACAACCCACAAAAACGTATTATGGTGTTGTGGTGCCGAGTAAATAGACCCAAGATTCAAAGCCTGATGCTTCAAGCAATTCAAACTTCATCCTGATCAACTCACCAACATCTGAGGTTTTATGAATCTTGATGATTTCTGCCAGGTCAAAGTTCCCTGCGATGATAGCAACCtatgataaattaaaaaaaagtatgcgACATAATTTAAGGAATAGGAAAGGAACTAGTACTGATCCAAAACATCTGAGAGATGTTTCATACCTGAAATGCTGTTTGGTTGTTGTAGTTCTTGATTTCTTTATTTGCTCCTCGAAACAGGAGAACTCTAGCACAGCCTTCCTGTAGATAATACAGagagaataaataaaaaggtgGTGAGTGCAAGAGAAAACATGAGAGCAGATTACAGTTATAACACCTTGTATGTCTTATATATGATTTGATGCCCAGCTGAGTTTAATAACTATGGCTTACTGCGAAGTATGTATACTGActactatatttttattaaaaaaatgtgaaacagaATCCATCAGGTATGAAAGCAATAAAGGCAGCACATCCTTAATATATTTGGATGAAAACATAATCTATAATAAAACAAGTACTAAGAACAACAAAATCTAATGTGTtccatatggcaaaaaaaaaaaaagttcaatgaTACGTATATTTGCAATAGAAAATATAGTCAGTTTCAACCTTCATATACCAAAATTTCAGGGGCAAGAGAATAGGCCTACATATCCAATCTCACAGTAGCCTTCATTTAGGCTAAATGCAAATGTGTATagaacatagactgtataaaattgGTCAAATTCGGTGGAAATGGACAGATGAACTACAAACCAAACAACATCAAAAATGTTGCAAACATCGacactatttgttttttttttaagtacaaaattaatgttttagtCTGCCTGATATTCAACTCGTGCATGTTAATGTACATGAAAGATGACAGATGATGTTAAAAACTGCAGTTAATATCACTTCAGGTTCATTTGTCACACCAGCACAGGAAGCTGGAGTCGGGTGCAATTACAATATTCCACTCAGTTCGCTATAGTTACATTTCATACATTTTGACATATGTAGCAGGTCATCCTCAAATTTTTATGCATGAGTGTGCATTACAAAAATGCACAAGAATCCATACTACATACTGCATACAGTTCAATTAAAAATTGTATGAACATACCAAATATTTTGAGAAGGCAT
The DNA window shown above is from Carassius carassius chromosome 26, fCarCar2.1, whole genome shotgun sequence and carries:
- the shank3b gene encoding SH3 and multiple ankyrin repeat domains protein 3 isoform X1, with amino-acid sequence MCALVLLGSLCVMFSQRTSADADIFIGHHYRDYRTLFPNRQNGCEAGVLSRTHTHSHTHTLSRSMPISPPADGKHEALDRPRQQHTPTNGNHGDDSIRTSPGTKSSSDPMEDLHGNAVVIRIGIPDLQQTKCLRLDLEAPVWVCKQRVLVTLTQSLTDVLNYGLYLPAFNGRAGKFLDEERLLREYPFPTVTPVPYLEFRYKRRVYTQSYVDDKQLAKLHTKANLKKFMEYVQQRCVDKVCRFLEKGLDPNFHDADSGESPLTLVAQLDTCADLIKVLRSGGAHLDFRTRDGLTALHKAVQTHNHVALTTLLDLGASPDYKDSRGLTPLYHSAMVGGDPYCCELLLYDHAQLGYSDENGWQEIHQACRHGNVQHLEHLLFYGAEMSAQNASGNTALHLCALYNQEGCARVLLFRGANKEIKNYNNQTAFQVAIIAGNFDLAEIIKIHKTSDVVPFRETPSYSSRRRAVCVSPRRSLLRSASDNALDESLPAPSPAPSLRSLPPLEPDETTSSQRSPQAAHTHTRSLRRHTRSGGHLSPGSPVQRDPSPPAVSRGPKRRLYSAVPGRTFIAVSSHTPQGEGEITLNRGERVKVLSIGEGGFWEGSVKGRTGWFPAHCVEEVQMRQYDPRLETREDRTKRLFRHYTVGSYDNYTSYSDYVIEEKSATLQKRDSEGFGFVLRGAKAETPIEEFTPTPAFPALQYLESVDLEGVAWRAGLRTGDFLIEVNGVSVVKVGHRQVVSLIRQGGSRLVMKVVSVTRKPDTGDVIRKKAPPPPKRDPSTSLTLRSKSMTAELEELASRRRRGEKLDEMLSSPKEPVVVMRPRPADSDSRAATVKQRPTSRRITQAEINSLLERQGLPISSLAVDKSHMQLPRGMSRTKSFGAPEDERISALIGEHRFPRSSSMTDSFRQDSIPPPPQTAPPPPPTPYFLDSGPPPSFHPPPPPSRAANQSRSSFRPGAEPKLHGPVMTDRQRKTRSMIILQDTTHLPVEPAPIARPQTPTSGVVPPERGRRRGPPVENPYANVGRLSAVYTPTKPQRRKSQLVKQGPVEEGAATTSRDPSPLGGSRIPHSSRAEQFQQQVLSERARITPPGARRRPSVFLSVEGGTTEPQTTPLLSQSHSVDELAELPPPAPMLSPGPPPGGSTFIHPLTGRPLDPSSPLALALAARERALSGRNTPTPTPSPTPSPTQGRAVERPETEGGATPPAPLEGPPSNSWRDEPVSITETASQVTSGSPGSGRSLEEVLPPNVQGVQPALLDTEHTPPTVPPTLPSPAPTLSNLTARSLTMSSEEDAEPYTVTLPPALLSSSDEETREELRKIGLVPPPQPFSNGLLIKETPKATLSISPSGSRPSIAKTSSGKASDSTADSGVEDPHMETTSTVSTVSSMSTLSSESTDSAHASKPRSGVGRGRPAHLRDPLLKQSSDSELLPHPPSTGPSRPRYLFQRRSKLWGEEPRGQMGGSDESRPAAMGAELLSKDSHSLGEEPPMGAPLDPGRRSPVGGARCEENGEESKSLFSSLGELHTISQRSYGTTFTIRPGSRYPVSRRTPSPGATPERSEQLGPVRTFSPHHHHHTILKSSSLSLPQEPKEVRFVMRSASARARSRSPSPSPCASPCPSPVLGAPLLALRPFRQRPLALWSKYDVGEWLESVGLGEHRARFLEHEIEGAHLPALTKDDLAELGVTRVGHRMNIERALKQLLES